The genome window GCCTGGCCCTGACAGTAATCAGTCAATGaataatgaacacacacacacacacggacctgccactgacagctgtttggtatctttgtgtctgtgttaacTCTATCAGTCGAGTGCAGCTGCATGCCTGCCTGTAGCAATTATGTCCTCGCTAAATAAGAGCCAgcgctgagaggaggagggggagtgtgtgtgtgtgtgtgtgtgtgtgtgtgttgagagtATCGGCACATATTATTAAGCGATTAGCTTACTCAAAGGATGGCcgcatgatgtgtgtgtgagttcaggCGCACATGCTGTTTGAACTGTGTGTAATATAAACCAGCTCAGGGACTTTAACATGAGCCTCTATAggagtctcacacacacactcgccctTTTTACCTCCACACACATCTTTTCTCAGTGTGTCacgcttcacacacacacacacacacatacacacagtcagacataTGCTCTGTTCTCAGGGTCCATATGTATTTATCCCGCCATGTGACCCGATCACTCTTTAAGATCCTCAAaggctctgttgtgttgtgagctccattcacacacatgcagacctATAAACACTCACTAACCCCGGCGGTGCCCACAggcctccccccctccacctcccccaccgCAGGCGTTTCATGGTTAATTTGCTGCTCAATAGGTCAGGAGGAAAAGCAGACATCAAGCAAATACACAGTCTAAAACACAGCGAGTCATGCGGCCGTCCAGGCACATTGGCTCGTTGTTGTTTCCCAGACAGACCTGACTTCACTGATTTACCGGATCGTAAGAACTGGAGTAAAGGTGCTGTCAAGTCAACAGCACCTTTGTTGTTGTGgggttattttgtttttgtttttcaccggCTGCTTgtaacctgttttttttctgtctggacAGTGTTCTTTCTTAAAGATATGAACCTTGAAATGCGCCACGTAAAACATATACCCAACAGCTAAGCTAGTAATGTTTATCATTAGCGGTAGCCTTTTTCATCTCAAAGCAGTAGAGTAAAAGTTAAAGACACATACATACGAAGATATGCTTATTTGCAGAAAACAGATGCTACTTTCATGTGCAGGAGGTGATTAGCGTAGCCtagcataaaaacaaacagctagcATTAGCTCATGTGAAAGACAAATGTTATTTCAATTTAATACAGAGCTGTGGGCTAAATCCAAATGTGGTTATTTTCCTTCAGCTGACATGTAGCTTGGTATCATTCTCTTCTGTCGATTGCTTGTTAAAGACTTTGATCAAGTCTGAACAAATTCATGTAACCAAGTAACCAAACAACTGGAACATTGAGCAAATATTACACTCTGGTAGCtccagacagacggacagactgCCTTTATGTAACATCTACTCAGAGTAGAAACAGCCACATGTgaacacaggtgcaaacaaacaaaatgaactgattcacacctgtgtgtgatgtttccaTCTGGAGCTGCTCTCAAAACTGGCAGCACTTAAAACTGACACTCGTTCCACTTTGAAATGTCACATGGAGATGCTAATAACTTCATGCACATAGGAGATATTCAGAGGTTTGTACACTTTGCAGAGAGAGAACGATCCCCTAATGGTGTATGATAATGTTTTGCtcaccaaaaacattttacatttcctgtTGTCTGAAGTCTTTCTGCACGTCTGGATCACACTGAACCATCTGAGATTCTTTATCTTGTCTGGAATGACATCTACCCGACATGATGTCACCAGCCATCAGAGCGGGCCTCCGCTGAGCTAACAAGCTTATCTCATGTCCTGGTTTCATGACATTACATAACAcctcctttctcttccttcaGGGTTTTCCTGGTGATGACCTCACTGCTGTTCCCTGGCAACGCCCACGCTGCGATGAAggacctctcctcctcctcctctcctctcagctccctGCTCCACTACCCGTCCTCCAAAACCTCCGTCGTGCCATTCTCCCCGTCCGCCGGTGCCGCCTCCTCGCCCGGGTCGTCTCTGACGGCGGCTCCTCTCTCCAAACCTCAGCCCTTCTGCCTCCAGACGGGGCCTCACCTCATCGCCAGCATGCAGCTGCAGAAGCTCAACTCGCACTACCAGAACCTTGCCGGTGCTTCTGCTGGGCACCCGGCACCCGGCGGTGCTCAAAGGGGCTTCGGCACCTCGCCTCTGGGAACTGGAAACCAGCTTCTGGGGCCGTCTGGAGGCCTCGGCGGAGGTGGGATGGGTGTCGGCATCAGCATGGGTAACCAAAGCTCTGGCGCGGGCGGGATTATCGACTTTGACCCCGTGGACGAGGAGGTTCTCATGTCACTGGTGGTGGAGTTGGGTTTGGACCGAGCAAACGAGCTGCCCGAGCTCTGGCTGGGTCAGAACGAGTTCGACTTCATGGCAGACGTGCCGGCCGGATGCTgatacacaaaaagaaaaacttttg of Acanthopagrus latus isolate v.2019 chromosome 10, fAcaLat1.1, whole genome shotgun sequence contains these proteins:
- the cited1 gene encoding cbp/p300-interacting transactivator 1, which codes for MTSLLFPGNAHAAMKDLSSSSSPLSSLLHYPSSKTSVVPFSPSAGAASSPGSSLTAAPLSKPQPFCLQTGPHLIASMQLQKLNSHYQNLAGASAGHPAPGGAQRGFGTSPLGTGNQLLGPSGGLGGGGMGVGISMGNQSSGAGGIIDFDPVDEEVLMSLVVELGLDRANELPELWLGQNEFDFMADVPAGC